In Pseudomonas alcaliphila JAB1, a single window of DNA contains:
- a CDS encoding arylamine N-acetyltransferase codes for MTEPFMLDLHMYLGRLGYSSAPPPTLDTLRELQARHTAEFPFETLASMLRVPVEVEPAAIQDKLLRQGRGGYCFELNRLYLLLLQALGFDARGLTGRVVMGGPEDALPARTHMLVLVTIDGGRYITDVGFGGMVPTGPLLLDSEAEQTTPHEPYRLTLVDGTYTLRALVAGSWRAMYVFDLQKVADIDYVVGNWYVCTHPESPFLGQMIAARTGTGLRKTLNNGSFAIHRLGQASERVQLQSVDEVLRVLREEFGIRVPEHPERREIIERLIAGA; via the coding sequence ATGACCGAGCCATTCATGCTGGATCTACACATGTACCTCGGGCGCCTGGGTTACTCGTCGGCGCCACCACCGACCCTCGACACCCTGCGCGAGCTGCAGGCGCGGCACACCGCCGAGTTCCCCTTCGAAACCCTGGCGAGCATGCTGCGCGTGCCGGTGGAGGTCGAACCCGCCGCGATCCAGGACAAGTTGCTACGCCAGGGCCGTGGCGGCTACTGCTTCGAACTCAACCGCCTGTACCTGCTGCTGTTGCAGGCGCTGGGCTTCGATGCGCGCGGGCTGACCGGCCGCGTGGTCATGGGCGGGCCAGAAGACGCTTTGCCGGCGCGCACCCATATGCTGGTGCTGGTGACCATCGATGGCGGGCGCTACATCACCGATGTCGGCTTCGGCGGCATGGTGCCGACCGGTCCCTTGCTGCTCGACAGCGAGGCGGAGCAGACCACTCCGCATGAGCCCTATCGGCTGACGTTGGTGGACGGCACCTACACCCTGCGCGCGTTGGTGGCGGGTAGCTGGCGGGCGATGTACGTGTTCGATCTGCAGAAGGTGGCGGATATCGATTACGTGGTGGGCAACTGGTACGTGTGCACCCACCCGGAATCGCCCTTCCTCGGCCAGATGATCGCCGCTCGCACCGGGACCGGCCTGCGCAAGACGCTGAACAACGGCAGCTTCGCCATCCATCGCCTGGGGCAGGCGAGTGAGCGGGTGCAGTTGCAGAGTGTCGATGAGGTGCTGAGGGTGTTGCGCGAGGAGTTTGGCATTCGGGTGCCGGAGCATCCTGAGCGGCGGGAGATCATCGAGCGGTTGATTGCGGGGGCGTGA